A single genomic interval of Nymphalis io chromosome 30, ilAglIoxx1.1, whole genome shotgun sequence harbors:
- the LOC126779973 gene encoding uncharacterized protein LOC126779973, whose translation MRPDEISLVAKSDKLICMFGAQYLRQHRGEHFVTVVSRKMRELAKLLLKIKPNINSLEQVLQPQYYGILVHATKIVARYNDVTGKFDVPTYTMNIATSIKQCCGIALMQARKMETNIHTASLQTDLRTLSKLITENWKFDISNQAADDLSMKWNKTTIVLLAADLKLLMDYLCKVSKLSSDNLKENVTNVEAFDNLVECTYCRVLLLNRRRHDDIQRITLNDYIDNANEKNKFLSCTEKMLIDNLKRIVIRGKRGEGVPVLFTSEIQNDINILLSMRHLYVSNENNFLFVKTSGSIVCDYKILEKYAQACGATNYRSLTSTRLRKHLATMSQLFSMTETQREQLATFMGHALNVYKDNYQLPSDIYQTAKISKLLVLMEDGKADQYKGKAFDEIDFNLNEEVKGDGVENEKVEFELEKEDQTENPSTPHRSVSQQLAPISWEKKKRKLVPWTNEQKNVVTKYFKQHIQDKKPPRRAECDEIKKKYPTLFQNKDWLKIKVFIQNIYMKK comes from the coding sequence ATGAGACCAGATGAAATATCGTTAGTAGCCAAAAGTGATAAATTGATTTGTATGTTTGGTGCGCAGTACCTAAGACAGCATCGTGGAGAACATTTTGTAACTGTCGTGTCACGTAAGATGAGGGAGTTGGCAAAATTGCTACTAAAAATAAAACCCAATATCAATAGCTTGGAACAAGTATTACAGCCACAATACTATGGGATTTTAGTGCACGCGACCAAAATCGTAGCACGTTACAATGATGTAACGGGAAAATTTGACGTACCGACCTATACGATGAACATTGCGACATCTATAAAACAGTGTTGCGGTATAGCTTTAATGCAAGCTCGTAAAATGGAAACAAACATTCACACTGCCAGTCTTCAAACGGATTTAAGAACTTTATCAAAATTGATTACTGAAAATTGGAAATTTGACATTTCCAATCAAGCTGCTGATGACCTTAGTATGAAATGGAATAAAACAACTATAGTTCTACTTGCTGCTGATTTGAAGTTGCTTATGGATTATCTTTGTAAAGTTTCAAAATTGTCATCCGACAATTTAAAGGAAAACGTAACAAATGTCGAAGCATTTGACAATTTAgttgaatgtacatattgtcGGGTACTTCTTCTCAATAGACGCCGACATGATGATATACAACGCATTACGTTAAATGATTACATTGATAACGCTAacgaaaaaaacaaatttctttCCTGTACAGAAAAAATGctaattgataatttaaaaagaattgtAATCCGTGGTAAGAGAGGAGAGGGTGTGCCGGTTTTATTCACCAGCGAAATccaaaatgatattaatatattgctcTCAATGAGACATTTGTATGTCTCTAATGAAAACAATTTCTTATTTGTGAAAACAAGCGGTTCTATTGTTTGTGACtacaaaatattagaaaaatatgcaCAGGCGTGTGGTGCTACAAATTATAGATCTCTTACATCTACGCGGCTACGAAAACACTTAGCTACCATGAGCCAACTGTTCTCTATGACTGAAACACAGCGAGAACAACTAGCTACTTTTATGGGTCACgcgttaaatgtatataaagacaATTATCAGTTACCCAGCGACATTTATCAAACTGCAAAGATTTCTAAATTGTTAGTTTTGATGGAAGATGGCAAAGCCGACCAATATAAAGGAAAAGCTTTCGATGAAATAGATTTCAACTTAAATGAAGAAGTTAAAGGAGACGGGGTTGAAAATGAAAAAGTTGAATTTGAATTAGAAAAAGAAGATCAAACAGAAAATCCGAGCACCCCTCACCGATCCGTTTCACAACAATTAGCTCCAATATCTTGGgagaaaaagaaaagaaaacttGTCCCTTGGACGAATGAACAGAAAAATGTCGTTaccaaatatttcaaacaacacATTCAAGATAAAAAGCCTCCCAGACGCGCGGAATGTgacgaaataaaaaagaaatacccTACACTCTTTCAAAATAAAGACtggttaaaaattaaagttttcattcaaaatatttatatgaagaaataa